GGCGGCCCGCGCTCGGCCAGGGGGCGCGGGAGCCGCAGCCGGAGCCGGAGGCGGGAGCAGCGAACTGGAGCCTCGGGGGCCCGAATGCAGGGTAAGCGCCGCCGCCCTGGCCCGGAGGCGGCCGGGCAGGCGACCCCAGGCGGGGGGACTTCGGGCGGGGAGGGGCTGTCCGCGGTCTGCCCGTCACAGGGCCTGTCCGATGGCCGCGGGCTCCGCTTAGGCTgcgcaccccgccccccccccaacttgGGGACCTTCGGGGTAACTTCCCCGGGGTCGGCCGCTCCCTCTGGGCCTGGAAGCGCCGCCCCGGGGGACTTGCTTGCAGGGGGCAGGGATGGCCGATCCAGGGTCCCGGGCCCACCCCTGTCCAGAGAAGCTCGGGGGGCGTCCGGGACCGCAGACCCGTCGGCGTTCGGCTCCCGGCCGCCGCTTGGACGCGCCCTCGGGGCTAGGCAGGGCCGGGGGCCCCGCTGGGGTCGGACCGAGCGCCAGGTCGGGCGGGGGATcggaggacagaggagcgggGACcgcggcggtgggggggggggggcggtgcgggCGTGGCGGGCGGGGGGCGTGTTGGAGATGTGAAGGCTCCGCGCCGAGAGCTCCTCCCTGGGCGGCGGCCGAGCGGGGCCCTGCGGGACCGATGGGCAGCAGCGCGGGCGGAGAGCAGCCTGGGGGCGGCAGCAGAGCCCGGGAATCCTTTCAAGTTCTGGGTTCTCTTTGTTGCGCAATAGAGCCCTGGGGCCATGCGGCCTCATTGGCCCGCGGCCGTGACGTCACGTCGGGGCCCCGCCCGCAGACCCTGCGGAGGGAGTCCGGTGGGTCCCAGGCCCGCCTCACCTGCAGCCTGCCCAGCGATGTCCTAGGGGGAGGGGACGGCAGGGAGCGGCTCCGGGATGCAAGAGAGGGAGAAGTCCGGTCCTGGAATGCTGCGGAGACTGTGATGCGGGGTGTTGGGGTCTGGCCCTGCTCCCTGTGAATGAGCAGAAGGTGTCACCAATCTGGAAGAAGAGGGTCTCCTGGTTTCTGCAGAGCCAGACCGCTCTCACTCTGCATTTGGAGACCGTGCTGTCCGCTCCCCAGCCCATCCCGGAGATagtcctcccccatcccaggacCACCAACCAGCTCAGGAGTCCACAGAGTCCAGGCTTCCTCCCCAGTGTTGCCCTGGACTCTGAGCCTCACTGTTCCTGTCTGTATTGTTGGGACAGTAGGA
The genomic region above belongs to Cervus elaphus chromosome 14, mCerEla1.1, whole genome shotgun sequence and contains:
- the LOC122707430 gene encoding translation initiation factor IF-2-like, yielding MRPHGPRALLRNKENPELERIPGLCCRPQAALRPRCCPSVPQGPARPPPREELSARSLHISNTPPARHARTAPPPPPPRSPLLCPPIPRPTWRSVRPQRGPRPCLAPRARPSGGREPNADGSAVPDAPRASLDRGGPGTLDRPSLPPASKSPGAALPGPEGAADPGEVTPKSPRLGSPARPPPGQGGGAYPAFGPPRLQFAAPASGSGCGSRAPWPSAGRRGPRGRPAAERPAGRGILAAAARGWRVPLNSTPPPLPPSLPPLAPPPPPPRPCSDPAAWLAAPRRPGAGGGAGRMPPRAPPRRPSDRPAPDSRRRGPLSLSVGPRVCGSSVSHRRGRALRMRASRPKPPREGGVSGEAWAILASCCRLGSVHTLDAGHGLPAAWGLGAGMDSGNLGPGVEGSGTASQRKPDLR